acacacacacacacacacaccccgagaGCGTGACCTGGGCGGTTCTCAGCAGCATCATTGGCCTCCGTTGTAAGCGTAATCCGCCTTGTTGTGCATGATCAGTTTGTTATCCACGAAGTAGAAGCTGTCGGAGCGAGTCTCGTACGGGCGCTCCACCATCTGACGGACTGCACACAGGAACACAccaacatgtaaacacacacacacacacacacacacacacacagcgtaaCCAGGACAAGGTTATTAGGATGTGGTTACTCACTGAGCTCGTCCGGGAGCTGGGGGAACTCGTAGATGTGCTCGCAGGTGTTGCGGCTGTTCGGGATGCAGAAGCCGAAGTCAAAGTCGAAGTTCTTTAGCAGCCGATCCTGGAAGTAATGACGCTCGATCATCCGGAAATTATTCACCGGCCGATCTCCTACCGTGAACTCCACActtcacacacgcgcacacacacacacacacacaggacaaatTCAGACCCCGAAAAGGATGCAGAACTTAACAGGGAAAGTGTTTTAGTGACCGTACGTGGCTCCGACTGTGCGAAGTTTAAGAAACGCCGGTGTGAACTGATAGCGGACGAATCGGCCAGTACTCGTGTCCACGTCCACattttcttcatcttcatcGTCAACgtctgagagacagagagagaggacaagttaaagacaaacaaaaacaaacagcatctcAGCTTCAAGATAATAATGGTCAGGGttaccatgcacacagacagacacagacagacacacacagacagatgcacagTACGAACACTCGTACTAAAGCTACTACACTCAGATTaaagacaagacaaaagacaaatGTGTGTAGGAGAAACGGACAGAGAAACAgccaaagagagacagaaagagacagagagagacagagtaagAGAAACAGAGCAAAACAGACCAAGTGAAGAGACAGAGAGCAAACAGCAAGAGTcacaaagagaaagacagaggcagagatagagagtgagtgagacagacagacaaccagtgggatagacagacagacagtaagtgagacagacagacagtgagtaAGACAGacactgagacagacagacggttagacagacagacagtgagagagacagtgagacagacagacagtcagacagtgagacagacagtcagacagtgagacagacagtcagacagtgagacagacagtgagacagacagacagacagtgagacagacagacggttagacaaacagacagtgagacagacagacggttagacaaacagacagtgagacagacagacggttagacagacagacagtgagacagacagtgagaaagacagtgagacagacagacagtgagacagacagacggttagacagacagtgagacagacagtgagacagtgtACCGTAGTGAGGAGGTTTGGCGATCTCGAACAGCACCGTGCTCGTCTCCAGGTCTCTGATCTTGAAGCGTGTGAAGTCGATGTTGTAGACGTTATCCTCAGGTTTACAGAGGtaatctgtacacacacacacacacacacacacttataaacaCTAACACACTGTAGTTCATGACTGGTACAGTTAATCTCAACACTGAACTGTGAATAATAATGAGATCAGAGGATAAAGTTACACTGAataaaggagtgtgtgtgtgtgtgtgtgtgtgtgtgtgtgtgtgtgtgtgtaaacacaagATAATAATCTATTTCAACTTTAAACTGGAGTTTAATAATCACAATTGATGGTGTTTAtgtataagtgtatatatataataaataaataaataaataaagagctgTCTGACCGCGGGTGACGGTGCGGAGCGCGAGCACGTCCTCCGGTGTGATGTCCCCCCCGGCGGTCCGCAGCTCGTCCTCGGTCAGGGGCCGCCGCTCTGCCGCGCTGCGCCGGGACTTGAGCCTCTTCACCCCGCCGCCGCCGCCGTGTTTTCGCTCCCTGGAGCTCGCCGAGGCCGGGTCCGGTCCGCTGACCGCGGCGGCTGTGGGCTCGTTCCGGGAGCTCTGGCTGCTCATGGTCGGGCTGCGTGTCTGTTTGTGTCCCTGCGCTGTCTCCACTCTCGGCTAGCTACAGCTACGTtgctaatgaagaaaaaaaaaaaactcgaagATTTTTCGGATCCCACCCGTTTTCGCAAAATCCACGCCCTCCCACTCTATCACTGGCTAATACTCTAAGATCATAATGTATGAGCCAATCAGCAAGCAGAACCCTTTGAGCCACCATCCAATCTCTTGCCACGGAAGGCGGGACTTGTCGTAATACGGGTGGTACAAACAAAACGCGTCCCGGAGACCCCCTGCTGAAATTCAAGATGGCGTCTGGCGTCACTATGGAGAGGAACATACGCCGAAGGGAgcggcttctgattggctgttcgcGTCCGAACGTCGCCATGGAAACCGGGTTTAACTTCCGCATGTTCCCTCTTTAATCACAAACCTTAGCCTTGTTGGTCCGTGTAAAAGTGTAATACAATTTCCATTTTcaaatcacttaaaaaaaaaattataaatttttttcattcagtctgaatttcagtttagttttattttgttgacTCGTTTCTATTtcgttttagtttattttttattttagtcattttacTTAAGGATAAAAGTTCTGAGGTACAAATGCGATGTGaggaaaaaatctaatgaacGCAAAGACATGGAGGTACCTCGGTATACGAGTTTAATCCGTTCCagacgagttcttaaggtgaaatttcataCTGTGAAACGCATTgtctcataggaaataatgtaaatgcagataatatgTTCCAGCCACCAAAAATATTgacaatattaccaatttccagcactataatcatatttttgcatataaaaacaaacaacacttTTAGAAATGACATGTAAATGTAGTGAAAATGAAATAGATACATAACCCtcatttaaccttaatttatgattcctctcggctCCTCTCGGCTCTCCTCGCTACCTTCCTTGTTATTATTCTTGTGAACCGCGGTCCTGCGTCTTTACTAAACCTCAtactaaatgcaaaaaataaataaataaaatctaaattcgCTTTCaattggctttccactgacacaaaccagttttgaacggctcctggACATCAGCTGGCGTTCGGTTCGGGTCGGTTTGTTCACTCATGCCGAGGCAAATTCCTTGCAAAATTTCaattcttaaggtgaaaatttttGATTGAATTTCTGTAAAAAGTCCGTATGTCGAGGTACCACTCTGTAACCTTTATAAGACtatctaacatactgtacataatgtaagATACATCTGCTTCAGACTGACGAAGCCTGTTGATGCAGTCGGTGGGGGACCGTTAGGGACAAACCTATCCTGATACACCCAAAAAGGAAGACATCAAACCGTTTTCAGTTCCACCGTCTACACACACTGTCAGTTTGCAGGCTTCTTTGACCAGTATTTTGACACTCTAAGATCCACTTTGCATTTTTATCTCAATCTCAATTATAGAACCCTGTGACGCTCCCGCGCCTCTCGTTGTTAGCGCTCGGTCTCAGAATCTTTCTTGTTCCTTTCGCTGGTAACTTTGCAGGTaaattttaagacttttttttgttacttttttccCTTGTACTTCTGCGCCACCTGTGCTCGTAGTGGTTTCACTTCTAGTCCCCTGATAAGGGAATGTGTTGGTCCTTTTAAAGGCTAAAGCTACACAAACGTTTGGGACGTCATGCGAATGTCATCAAGCAGACAGAACTTGGCACAATCGTGAACGTGATTATACAGAactataagtattttttttctgattttatttgtttaatagcAACTATTATTAGTTTCCTTTTAGTTTTTCTTAGGCTATACGATACTGACCCTGGGACAGACACCCTGTGTACTGCCCGAGGTGTTCATGTGAAATCCAGCCTTCTATACAAGCTCCTGGAATTCACTATACAATAGTAATAATGAGACATACACCTCACACAGAGCACCACGTGACCATGACTacagatctcacacacacacacacacacaaaggttaGGGCTGAGCTTAAACACTGAGTTTATAGAATTAAAGCTTACAGGTTTAGTTTATAAAGAAGGTTATAATCTGGTTCAGGtgaactttatatatatttaaggggagaaaagttgattttaaactgttctcaaaatgcatgaaactttagtaagtaagtaataataatgtaattagaTATTTTATCTGTTAAATACGACAAACAGAAAGATACATATTAGAAGCGTGCAGTTGTTGGAGAAAATAATGACTTCAAAGCCGTTGTAGATAAAATagcacatttattaaaaagaaacagaacaCAGTCTGCAGTTCAGCGTGCTTCGTTTCCTTAAAAGCCCACAGAGTGTCCTGTGTTCAGGAGGACGAGAGAGGGACGGGGTCCAACAGAGGAGTGCTAGTTCATCGCACACACTCACCATTTCACCtctacacacacccacacacacaggtaatTAGACAACCGGCTAACTAGCTAACGTCGTACGAAGGCAGCAGCGTTTTGGCCGCATCAATGgctgtggctgtgtgtgtgtgtgtgatgtaaacgGAGACATGTTAAAGAACTGTGCAAAAGAAACAGATCATGACTCACGAGATGGTAAATCACTGAagagtgtatttttaaaaatcaacattaaaaattaaattccaAGGCATCGAACACAAAAAGGCATTGAATCAAAATGGCAACAGATGACAAGGAGGAAGGAGAAGGCTTAAAAATCATAAACAGCAGGCAGTGCAAAAAAATTCACCAAT
This region of Clarias gariepinus isolate MV-2021 ecotype Netherlands chromosome 9, CGAR_prim_01v2, whole genome shotgun sequence genomic DNA includes:
- the unc119.1 gene encoding protein unc-119 homolog B, with amino-acid sequence MSSQSSRNEPTAAAVSGPDPASASSRERKHGGGGGVKRLKSRRSAAERRPLTEDELRTAGGDITPEDVLALRTVTRDYLCKPEDNVYNIDFTRFKIRDLETSTVLFEIAKPPHYDVDDEDEENVDVDTSTGRFVRYQFTPAFLKLRTVGATVEFTVGDRPVNNFRMIERHYFQDRLLKNFDFDFGFCIPNSRNTCEHIYEFPQLPDELIRQMVERPYETRSDSFYFVDNKLIMHNKADYAYNGGQ